AAAGAGGTACATCTACTGACCAGCTTACATTCACCCTGAGACCTCCTGTTGCCTCCAGCAATATCGGATTCCATCCGATACCACCCTGGTTTGCTATTCTCTTATTTGGAGAGCCCCACTTTCCAATATCCCCACCCCTGTCTTTGCGTGCCTTTCGCGTTTTTCGTGGTAGAAAAAATCCCACGGTTGTGACCCCGCCCCACCTCCCGTAAAGTAAAACAGAACGAAGATTCAACTCCGTCCCGTTTCGATCCCTGCAAGGTACCGCCATGATTCCTGAATTCACCAACCTGCTCACCCCGCAAGCCACACCCCCGACCGAGGAGCTCTTCGAACACCTCTTCCGGGGTCAGTCCTGCCGGGTGGAACGCATCGTTTCGACCGGGCAGTCCACGCGGGAAGGACAGTGGTACGATCAGGAACATGCCGAATGGGTGGTTCTGCTCTCGGGGTCAGCCGTACTCCGTTTTGAGGGGGAAACCGAGGGACGAACACTCATTCCCGGCGATGCAGTGAACATTCCCGCGCATTGTCTGCACCGGGTCGAAGCGACCGCCGCCGACCAGGAAAGCGTTTGGCTTGCAATCCACTATGAGCCTGTCGAGAATGGGTGAATTAACATCTGGTATCAGATCACTTCAATTTCAAATAGATTACAGGAAAGACATTCAGACTGATGAAAAAGAATCCGGTCAAAGCAGCATTGAGTGAGGGGAAACCTCAGGTTGGAACATGGCTCTCATCCGGGGATGTAATGATGACCCGCCTGATGGCCCGCGTCGGATTCCCCTGGCTGACCGTCGACATGGAACACTCCCCCATCGACTGGTCGCAGGCCGCACTCCTCTTCGGTGCCATCGCAGATGCCGGCTGCGTCCCTCTCTGCCGGGTTCCTCTCGGAAAATATGAACTCATCAAACGGGCCCTCGACGCCGGTGCTCACGGGATTGTCGCCCCGATGATCAACACTGTCGAACAGGCCAAAGAGGTCATCGACGCCGTGAAATATCCGCCGATCGGCAACCGCTCAGTGGGTGGCGTACTGCACGCCATGAACTTCGACGCCACCGCCGGTGATTACTACAAATACGCGAACGATGAAATCCTCGTCGTCCTGCAAACCGAATCTCCCGAAGGAGTCGAAAACGCGGAAGAGATCTACAGCCTGGAAGGCGTCGACGCCATCTTCGTCGGTCCCAACGATCTGACCTTCCAGATGAGCAAAGAAACCGGCGTGCATCCATCACCCGATGAACTCGAAGCCATGCTACAGCGGATTCTGGAAACCGGCAAGAAGACCGGCACCCCCGTCGGTCTGCACGTGCAGACTGTCGAAGCCGTCGAACAGCGCATCGCCGAAGGCTGGCGGTTCATCGCCTGTGGCAGTGAAGTCAAGTTCATGGTCAACGAAGCCCAGCGGATCGTCACCGGCCTGAATCTCAAGTCCGACACCGCGGACCTGGCCCGCTATTAAACCAGCGGCCATTAAAATCAAATCAGCAACAGAGGCCATGCCCCTTTCGGGTGTGGCCTCTTGCTTTGCGCCGGGTACCGCCGTTATTCGGCTCCCACCTGGATGATCGTCCGTTCCTGGTGCGTCCCCTCCAGCAGGCTTTCGACCGTCTGCTGTGCCTGGTCGAGCGTGATGACCTTCGCCCGCGAGTCGAGATCGTCCAGCTTCCAGTCGGTCGCCAGCTTCTGCCAGAGCGCGGCCCGCTTTTCAATCGGGTACCAGGCCGAATCGATCCCGTCGAGTGTCACTCCCCGCAGAATGAACGGGAACACGGTCAGATCCAACTGTGCGCCCCCCGCATTGCCACACGCGGCCACACAACCCTGAGGCTGAATCGAGCGGATCACATGACTCAACAAAGAGCCGCCCACCGTATCGATGGCAGCCGCCCAGTGCCCTTTCAGTAACGGTCGATCCGAGTTGATATCAATCGCCAGTCGATCCACGACTTCGTCAGCCCCCAGGTCGAGCAGTCGCTGATGGTATTCCGGCTTACCGGAGACCCCTGTCACCTGGAACCCGCAAAGTTTCAGCAACGACAGGGCAAACGATCCCACGCCTCCCGAAGCGCCTGTCACCAGCACCTTGCCCGACTCGGGCCTGATATGATGGTGCAGCAGACTGTCGACGCACATCGCCGCCGTCAGTCCTGCGGTTCCGAGAATCATCGACTCTTTCAGTGAAAGCCCGTCAGGCAGCGGCACGATCCATTCCGGTTTGACGCGAATCAGTTCGGACCAGCCTCCCCAGCGTTCGACTCCCAGCTCATAGCTGGTGACAACCACTTTGTCTCCCGCCTGAAACTGATCGGAGTCGGAAGACTCCACGATGCCCGCCGCATCGATGCCGGGCACATGCGGAAAATGACGAACCACGCCAGGATTCCCGGTCGCAGCCAGAGCGTCTTTATAATTCACCGACGAATAGACGACGCGTATCGTCACTTCACCTTCAGGCAGATTATTATACGGCACCGAGACGACACCGGCCGTGATCTCTTTCTGTTCCTGTTGTCGGACCTGAAAACAGCGAAAGGAGTTCGTCATGGTTCATCCGTTTCTGATTGAGTCAGGGATCTGAGTTCGTGC
The DNA window shown above is from Gimesia chilikensis and carries:
- a CDS encoding cupin — protein: MIPEFTNLLTPQATPPTEELFEHLFRGQSCRVERIVSTGQSTREGQWYDQEHAEWVVLLSGSAVLRFEGETEGRTLIPGDAVNIPAHCLHRVEATAADQESVWLAIHYEPVENG
- a CDS encoding YhdH/YhfP family quinone oxidoreductase — its product is MTNSFRCFQVRQQEQKEITAGVVSVPYNNLPEGEVTIRVVYSSVNYKDALAATGNPGVVRHFPHVPGIDAAGIVESSDSDQFQAGDKVVVTSYELGVERWGGWSELIRVKPEWIVPLPDGLSLKESMILGTAGLTAAMCVDSLLHHHIRPESGKVLVTGASGGVGSFALSLLKLCGFQVTGVSGKPEYHQRLLDLGADEVVDRLAIDINSDRPLLKGHWAAAIDTVGGSLLSHVIRSIQPQGCVAACGNAGGAQLDLTVFPFILRGVTLDGIDSAWYPIEKRAALWQKLATDWKLDDLDSRAKVITLDQAQQTVESLLEGTHQERTIIQVGAE
- a CDS encoding HpcH/HpaI aldolase family protein, with the protein product MKKNPVKAALSEGKPQVGTWLSSGDVMMTRLMARVGFPWLTVDMEHSPIDWSQAALLFGAIADAGCVPLCRVPLGKYELIKRALDAGAHGIVAPMINTVEQAKEVIDAVKYPPIGNRSVGGVLHAMNFDATAGDYYKYANDEILVVLQTESPEGVENAEEIYSLEGVDAIFVGPNDLTFQMSKETGVHPSPDELEAMLQRILETGKKTGTPVGLHVQTVEAVEQRIAEGWRFIACGSEVKFMVNEAQRIVTGLNLKSDTADLARY